A single window of Rhodococcus jostii RHA1 DNA harbors:
- a CDS encoding serine/threonine protein kinase, translating into MTAAPPCGGVQVHGRRLLSADAHLTLDLLRIVAYPSGLAVHLTLTATGQRAEQARHETRPLTDPADPSAQWSYLEVWAGTDELAVADPYLHRPDRQESAAGTCRYRTQPMYWLPASPPVSMVALTAEWPQIGLPASVSTVATVPSRTLLNTPPRVTSR; encoded by the coding sequence GTGACCGCAGCGCCACCGTGTGGCGGTGTCCAGGTGCACGGCCGCCGACTCCTGTCCGCGGACGCCCACCTGACCTTGGATTTGCTGCGGATCGTGGCGTATCCGTCCGGTCTCGCGGTGCACCTGACCCTGACCGCAACCGGCCAGCGGGCCGAACAAGCGCGGCATGAAACCCGCCCGCTCACCGACCCAGCGGACCCGTCGGCGCAATGGTCGTATCTGGAGGTGTGGGCCGGAACGGACGAACTTGCCGTCGCCGACCCATACCTGCACCGCCCCGATCGGCAGGAGTCGGCAGCGGGGACATGCCGGTACCGGACCCAGCCGATGTACTGGCTGCCGGCATCGCCACCGGTATCGATGGTGGCGCTGACCGCCGAGTGGCCACAGATCGGCCTCCCCGCGAGCGTGAGCACCGTGGCAACTGTTCCCAGCCGAACGCTCCTCAACACCCCGCCGCGGGTGACTTCCCGATGA
- a CDS encoding HAD-IC family P-type ATPase: MSAGWVKDLVSFPGRCVRTGTHAAAAGAAAALDATLVGTATALGVGSVLLKAPVAVPTPSPGAVARSVAGLAREATGGTPVRRFGSGSGRTWIEVRGLDGPHGPAVAERALSAVRAVPGVERAELHRPWSRLVVTVGPDGPSSQTLCRVVDEAETAVDTEASGRCPIDLPGDDAVLVARVVGAAVSTLGLGVALVGRFLRLPRLPAALASGVISVDYQPRLRRLVESAVGPDATDLLFAAATATAYTVTLSPDSLAIEAARRGALVAEAWSGRRAWQRIEPTLTAAVDGEPQAGWRPDRTTGPVERYCERAGLVGLAGDVAIGVMTRNPADIGTATLVSAPKATRTARELFAGTLDRGLADRHDVLPLRPEALRRLDRVDAVVIDPRVLYTPILTVSRVRGVRDRDRTRVWEAGRAAVNQGRLAAGWHPVTAVPGVADTTPDDPSADDDARVLVSPVHDPYASAIVAEARRAQAQVISIDDDGLRSLRNGFDRLDPITGSIDDTLRETVAHLQRDGTTVAVVTAQAPQALALADVGIGVTRAGNPPPWGAHLWAADLTGVWRILHALPAARTASRRGVQISVQASALGTLLMLPGIPGSGPESVTAGAAAGLWIGRAHARGVLTAPLPAPRPGHEWHAMPTEEVRRLLPPPAADSSGQEPQSVPSRSWSAPLLRMIQPLTAGWRFVRAVREELDDPLTPVLATCSAASAVLGSPIDAVLVGSVVVLNAGISATQRLRAEEVLNRLLAVQDPTARKIPYRETNIGGDVGYIEVTADRLRPGEVIEVRPGEVVPVDGRLLGAAGVEVDESALTGESLPVAKQTLPTPGVPLAERSCMLYAGTTVLTGTAVLLVTATGRGTETRRATALAPAKSREVGLQAQLSRLTRRAMPISFGGGAVVTGLGLLRGAGVRSAVTSGVAVIVAAVPEGLPLVATLAQMSAARRLTRSAALVRVPRSVEALGRVDVVCFDKTGTLSENRLRVSAVEPAPGCSRQQVLSFAARTGWSSNGGPPDHATDVAIVDAAHTESADEDRTRRAAYLPFRSGRSYAAAVSGTHLAVKGAPEVMLEAFGDADSALEERVQSMAAAGLRVIAVGGRELTPTEVAGATDDPAVLEKLSAGKLHPVGLLGLSDTPRADATNLLPALIEQDVAVRLITGDHPVTAVAIADELGMPVTPDQVISGTDWDTLPHREQELAVENCLVFARMSPEHKVQIVQTLERIGRVCAMVGDGANDAAAIRAASVGIAVASHGSAPARGAADVVLLDGKVGALLDALDEGRQLWRRVQAAVAVLVGGNAGEVAFALIGSAATGRSPLNARQLLLVNMLTDALPAAALAVSATNHNGADVTHGPDEAALLRTVAFRGATTAAGATAAWAMASVTGGPRRASTVALVALIGTQLGQILLDSRSPLVVTTSVGSIAVMVALISTPGVSQFLGCVPLGPLGWAQGFGSAAAATAAAAIAPDLLTRTPGIGSTIRELLHPVGNHDRTLSYPDSAVDVLERRKNGATPQPLAPRQ, encoded by the coding sequence GTGAGTGCCGGATGGGTGAAGGACCTCGTGTCCTTCCCCGGCCGGTGCGTGCGCACCGGAACGCACGCGGCCGCCGCCGGCGCCGCGGCAGCCCTCGACGCCACCCTGGTCGGTACGGCCACCGCGCTCGGGGTCGGGTCGGTGTTGCTCAAGGCCCCGGTCGCGGTGCCCACGCCGTCTCCGGGTGCCGTCGCAAGATCCGTTGCCGGCCTGGCCCGGGAGGCCACCGGGGGGACACCGGTACGGCGATTCGGCTCGGGTTCCGGGCGCACCTGGATCGAGGTGCGCGGTCTCGACGGCCCGCACGGCCCGGCGGTGGCGGAGCGGGCGCTGTCCGCGGTGCGCGCGGTGCCGGGTGTCGAGAGGGCGGAACTGCATCGTCCGTGGTCGCGGCTCGTGGTAACCGTCGGGCCGGACGGCCCCAGCTCGCAGACGCTGTGCCGGGTTGTCGACGAGGCCGAAACTGCAGTGGACACAGAGGCTTCGGGTAGATGCCCCATCGACCTGCCCGGCGACGACGCGGTCCTGGTCGCCCGGGTGGTCGGCGCCGCGGTATCGACCCTGGGATTGGGTGTCGCGTTGGTGGGGCGATTCCTGCGGCTGCCCCGGCTACCCGCAGCCCTGGCGTCCGGGGTGATCTCGGTCGACTATCAGCCCCGGCTGCGACGACTCGTGGAAAGTGCGGTGGGCCCCGACGCCACCGACCTGCTGTTCGCGGCCGCGACCGCGACCGCATACACGGTGACGCTGTCCCCGGATTCGCTGGCCATCGAGGCCGCCAGGCGCGGCGCGCTGGTCGCGGAGGCCTGGTCGGGACGGCGGGCGTGGCAGCGGATCGAGCCGACCCTGACCGCCGCCGTCGACGGCGAGCCGCAGGCCGGGTGGCGGCCCGACCGCACCACCGGTCCGGTCGAGCGCTATTGCGAGCGCGCCGGCCTGGTGGGACTGGCCGGCGACGTCGCGATCGGGGTAATGACCCGCAACCCGGCCGACATCGGCACCGCCACCCTGGTGTCCGCCCCCAAGGCCACCCGGACGGCGCGGGAGCTGTTCGCCGGCACCCTTGACCGGGGGCTGGCCGACCGACACGACGTACTGCCCCTACGCCCCGAGGCGCTGCGCCGCCTGGACCGGGTCGACGCGGTGGTGATCGATCCCCGCGTCCTCTACACCCCGATTTTGACCGTCAGCCGCGTCCGCGGCGTCCGGGACCGCGACCGGACCCGGGTGTGGGAGGCAGGCCGCGCCGCGGTCAATCAGGGCCGGCTCGCCGCGGGGTGGCATCCCGTGACCGCCGTGCCCGGCGTCGCGGACACCACCCCGGACGACCCTTCTGCCGACGATGATGCCCGGGTGCTGGTCAGCCCGGTCCACGACCCGTACGCCTCCGCGATCGTCGCCGAAGCCCGCCGCGCCCAAGCCCAGGTGATCTCGATCGACGACGACGGACTCCGCTCGCTGCGCAACGGATTCGATCGCCTCGACCCGATCACCGGGTCGATCGATGACACCCTGCGCGAAACCGTGGCACACCTTCAGCGAGACGGCACGACGGTCGCGGTGGTCACGGCGCAGGCGCCGCAGGCCCTCGCACTGGCCGACGTCGGCATCGGCGTCACCCGCGCGGGTAACCCACCGCCGTGGGGCGCGCACCTGTGGGCCGCCGACCTGACCGGGGTATGGCGCATCCTGCACGCGTTGCCCGCGGCGCGCACCGCCAGCCGCCGCGGTGTGCAGATCAGCGTGCAGGCGTCCGCGCTCGGCACCCTGCTGATGCTGCCCGGTATCCCCGGCAGCGGACCCGAGTCGGTCACCGCCGGCGCGGCCGCCGGACTGTGGATCGGACGCGCGCACGCCCGCGGAGTACTCACCGCGCCCCTGCCCGCACCGCGGCCGGGACACGAGTGGCACGCAATGCCCACCGAGGAAGTGCGCCGGCTCCTACCCCCACCGGCAGCAGACTCATCGGGGCAGGAACCCCAATCAGTCCCGAGCCGGTCGTGGAGCGCACCGCTCCTCCGAATGATCCAGCCCCTCACCGCGGGGTGGCGCTTTGTCCGCGCGGTGCGCGAGGAGCTGGACGATCCACTGACCCCGGTGCTGGCGACCTGTTCCGCGGCGAGTGCGGTGCTGGGCTCGCCGATCGACGCCGTCCTGGTCGGGTCCGTGGTCGTGCTCAACGCCGGCATCTCGGCAACCCAGCGACTGCGGGCGGAAGAGGTTTTGAATCGTCTTCTCGCGGTGCAGGATCCGACAGCACGGAAGATCCCCTATCGCGAGACAAACATCGGCGGTGACGTCGGCTACATCGAGGTCACCGCGGACCGGCTCCGGCCGGGCGAGGTGATCGAGGTCCGTCCCGGTGAGGTGGTCCCGGTGGACGGGCGGCTGCTGGGGGCCGCGGGCGTCGAGGTCGACGAGTCGGCGCTGACCGGGGAATCGCTGCCGGTGGCCAAACAAACACTCCCGACACCGGGTGTGCCGTTGGCCGAGCGGAGCTGCATGCTCTATGCCGGCACCACCGTGCTGACCGGAACCGCGGTCTTACTGGTGACCGCGACCGGCCGGGGCACCGAGACCCGGCGCGCCACCGCCCTCGCGCCCGCGAAGAGCCGGGAGGTCGGGTTGCAGGCCCAGCTGAGCCGGTTGACCCGGCGGGCGATGCCGATCAGTTTCGGGGGCGGCGCCGTCGTGACCGGGCTCGGTCTGCTCCGTGGTGCCGGGGTCCGGTCCGCGGTGACCAGCGGTGTCGCGGTGATCGTTGCGGCCGTCCCCGAGGGACTGCCGCTGGTGGCGACCCTCGCGCAGATGTCCGCCGCCCGCCGGCTCACCCGGTCCGCGGCGCTGGTCCGGGTCCCGCGATCGGTCGAGGCCCTCGGGCGGGTGGACGTGGTCTGTTTCGACAAGACCGGCACCCTCAGCGAGAACCGGCTACGTGTGTCCGCCGTGGAGCCGGCACCCGGCTGCTCCCGGCAGCAGGTGCTGTCCTTCGCCGCGCGGACCGGGTGGTCGTCGAACGGCGGGCCACCCGACCACGCCACCGACGTCGCGATCGTGGACGCCGCCCACACCGAATCCGCCGATGAGGACCGTACGCGACGGGCCGCGTACCTACCGTTCCGCTCGGGCCGCTCCTACGCCGCCGCGGTGTCCGGCACTCATCTGGCGGTGAAGGGCGCACCGGAAGTGATGCTCGAGGCGTTCGGCGACGCCGACTCCGCGCTCGAGGAGCGGGTGCAGTCGATGGCGGCGGCCGGGCTGCGGGTGATCGCCGTCGGAGGGCGCGAGCTCACTCCAACCGAAGTGGCTGGGGCCACCGACGATCCCGCGGTGCTCGAAAAGCTGTCCGCGGGGAAGCTGCACCCGGTCGGGCTCCTCGGACTGTCCGACACTCCCCGCGCCGACGCAACCAACTTGCTGCCGGCCCTGATCGAGCAGGATGTTGCCGTCCGGCTGATCACCGGGGACCACCCGGTCACCGCCGTCGCCATCGCCGACGAACTGGGCATGCCCGTCACCCCGGACCAGGTGATCAGCGGTACCGACTGGGATACGCTGCCGCACCGCGAGCAGGAGCTCGCCGTCGAGAACTGTCTGGTCTTCGCCCGGATGTCCCCGGAACACAAGGTGCAGATCGTGCAGACCCTGGAACGGATCGGCCGGGTGTGTGCCATGGTCGGCGACGGCGCCAACGACGCCGCCGCCATCCGCGCCGCCAGCGTCGGCATCGCCGTGGCCTCGCACGGCAGCGCTCCCGCCCGCGGCGCCGCCGACGTCGTCCTCCTCGACGGCAAGGTCGGGGCATTGCTCGACGCCTTGGACGAAGGGCGCCAACTGTGGCGGCGGGTGCAGGCCGCGGTCGCGGTCCTCGTCGGCGGCAACGCCGGAGAAGTGGCGTTCGCGCTGATCGGCAGCGCGGCCACCGGGCGCTCACCGTTGAACGCGCGCCAATTGTTATTGGTGAACATGCTGACCGACGCGCTTCCCGCCGCGGCCCTGGCGGTCAGCGCAACGAATCACAACGGGGCCGATGTCACCCACGGGCCGGACGAGGCGGCGCTGCTGCGCACCGTCGCCTTCCGCGGCGCCACCACCGCCGCCGGTGCCACCGCAGCCTGGGCCATGGCCAGCGTGACAGGCGGTCCCCGGCGTGCCTCCACCGTTGCCCTGGTCGCACTGATCGGAACCCAGCTCGGACAGATTCTGCTGGACTCCCGCAGCCCGCTGGTCGTCACCACCTCGGTCGGCTCGATCGCCGTCATGGTGGCACTGATCAGCACCCCGGGAGTGAGCCAATTCCTCGGCTGCGTGCCCCTCGGCCCGCTCGGCTGGGCCCAAGGGTTCGGATCCGCCGCCGCGGCGACCGCGGCCGCGGCGATCGCCCCCGACCTGCTCACCCGCACACCCGGGATCGGCTCCACGATCCGCGAACTACTCCACCCCGTCGGCAACCACGACCGCACCCTGTCCTACCCGGACAGTGCCGTCGACGTCCTCGAGAGGCGGAAGAATGGAGCCACTCCACAACCACTGGCACCGAGACAGTAA
- a CDS encoding three-helix bundle dimerization domain-containing protein — MDVTEKQHLDAVRAQLVRRYQFVDPDLVGEMVDTAHHRFDGCRIRDFVPLLVERAAIRSLDAALAAGAATPATVPAAVPAEHHTML; from the coding sequence ATGGACGTCACCGAAAAGCAGCATCTCGACGCGGTGCGCGCACAGCTGGTCCGCCGGTACCAGTTCGTCGATCCGGACCTGGTCGGCGAGATGGTCGACACCGCTCATCACCGGTTCGACGGATGCCGGATCCGGGACTTCGTCCCCCTGCTGGTCGAACGAGCCGCCATCAGGTCTCTCGACGCCGCCCTGGCCGCTGGGGCTGCAACACCCGCCACCGTGCCCGCTGCGGTCCCGGCCGAGCACCACACCATGCTCTAG
- a CDS encoding MspA family porin — protein sequence MNQDNMASRLRRILSPARTVTLLGLAALTLGLGTGTANAAVIPIADSSATKTTVLGTNLEIVQSGQWLNDVIPLNGTPFDKDVFFGGNTAIKSSGGTPITAGTVDVGVEVGYMLDVSNGFSLGGKVGITPQEGLGLPVGGLPTLTMSVQTPLEGNWVVPIRPGQIVAVSLDKKTMTTGNGNVNLDNIHFQINGAGGPVSLRTYSQWTASTKETDDSFAAYGPPITL from the coding sequence ATGAACCAGGACAACATGGCATCCCGGCTGCGCCGGATCCTTTCCCCCGCCCGTACCGTCACCCTTCTCGGTCTGGCCGCGCTCACCCTCGGCCTGGGGACCGGCACCGCGAACGCCGCGGTGATCCCGATCGCCGACTCCTCGGCCACCAAGACCACCGTACTGGGCACGAACCTCGAGATCGTGCAGTCCGGGCAGTGGCTCAACGACGTGATCCCGCTCAACGGCACCCCGTTCGACAAGGACGTGTTCTTCGGCGGCAACACCGCGATCAAGTCCAGCGGCGGTACCCCGATCACCGCGGGCACCGTCGACGTCGGGGTCGAGGTCGGCTACATGCTCGACGTCTCCAACGGCTTCTCGCTCGGTGGGAAGGTCGGTATCACCCCGCAGGAGGGGCTCGGCCTCCCGGTCGGCGGCCTGCCCACCTTGACGATGTCCGTGCAGACACCGCTCGAGGGCAACTGGGTGGTCCCGATCCGTCCCGGGCAGATCGTGGCCGTCTCCCTCGACAAGAAGACGATGACCACGGGCAACGGCAACGTCAACCTCGACAACATCCACTTCCAGATCAACGGCGCCGGCGGCCCGGTGTCCCTGCGCACCTACTCGCAGTGGACCGCCTCCACCAAGGAAACCGACGACTCCTTCGCCGCCTACGGTCCCCCGATCACCCTCTAG
- a CDS encoding CYTH and CHAD domain-containing protein has protein sequence MVSSQRERAVKYDLGLDVLLPDLGGLIPAGGRIESADANPSAVYYDTADRDLLRHHITLAHHTDGTDTGWQLTVPADKARTDIRMPSADRDAVPDELTTLVTGIALGEPLHRVATLSTTRRTHRLLDRDEHLLAEVADDLVHATVAGDAALVSEWREIDVELGDGVGRSLLTTVGTRFTRAGASPSTHTSTLDHAFAGDHTPTGVDFDSPAQEALTVYLDTQVQAIVAGDVWLRRGLDPIHSTRVGIRRFRSTLRVFKTLFDAEAATHLDAELSWYAGILGEVRDRQVQRTRFADAVAGLPTELVMGPVAARIETDLLAEQHRYRGHAMDALGSDRYRDLIAAVGRWRTAPPWATAATDSAVTKATRKAGRKANKRLTAAVADPDDAALHRARKAAKRARYAAELAAPILGKKKATKKAKKYKKIQKILGEHQDSVVAAQTLRTLGARAGATPGENGFAFGLLYALEQQAAQRARADAARLAH, from the coding sequence ATGGTGTCCTCGCAGCGTGAGCGGGCCGTCAAATACGATCTGGGCCTCGATGTCCTGCTGCCGGATCTCGGTGGTCTGATCCCGGCCGGGGGACGCATCGAGAGCGCCGACGCGAACCCGTCGGCGGTCTATTACGACACCGCCGACCGCGACCTGCTCCGTCACCACATCACGCTGGCTCATCACACCGACGGCACCGACACCGGGTGGCAGTTGACGGTCCCCGCCGACAAGGCCCGCACCGACATCCGGATGCCGTCCGCCGACAGGGATGCGGTCCCCGACGAGTTGACCACCCTGGTTACCGGGATCGCACTGGGCGAACCCCTCCACCGGGTGGCAACGTTGTCCACCACTCGGCGCACCCACCGCCTCCTCGACCGCGACGAGCACCTCCTCGCGGAAGTCGCCGACGACCTGGTGCACGCCACCGTCGCCGGGGACGCCGCCCTGGTCAGCGAATGGCGGGAAATCGACGTCGAGCTCGGCGACGGCGTCGGACGGTCCCTGCTCACCACGGTCGGCACACGGTTCACCCGGGCCGGTGCCTCGCCGTCGACGCACACATCGACGCTCGACCACGCGTTCGCCGGCGACCACACCCCCACGGGCGTCGACTTCGATTCCCCGGCGCAGGAGGCACTCACCGTGTACCTCGACACCCAGGTCCAGGCGATCGTGGCCGGCGATGTGTGGCTGCGCCGCGGGCTGGACCCGATCCATTCCACCCGGGTGGGGATCCGACGGTTCCGCAGCACCCTGCGCGTGTTCAAGACATTGTTCGATGCCGAGGCCGCAACTCACCTCGACGCCGAATTGTCCTGGTACGCGGGGATACTCGGCGAGGTGCGGGACCGGCAGGTGCAACGGACACGGTTCGCGGACGCGGTCGCGGGCCTGCCGACCGAGCTGGTGATGGGGCCGGTCGCCGCCCGCATCGAAACTGATCTGCTCGCCGAGCAACACCGTTACCGCGGCCACGCGATGGACGCCCTCGGCAGTGACCGCTACCGGGACCTGATCGCCGCGGTGGGCCGGTGGCGCACCGCCCCACCCTGGGCTACCGCCGCCACCGATTCTGCGGTGACGAAGGCGACCCGCAAGGCCGGGCGGAAAGCGAACAAGAGGCTGACCGCCGCGGTCGCCGACCCCGACGACGCGGCGCTCCATCGGGCGCGCAAGGCCGCCAAGCGGGCCCGCTACGCCGCCGAACTCGCCGCCCCCATCCTCGGGAAGAAGAAGGCGACAAAGAAGGCCAAGAAATACAAGAAGATCCAGAAGATCCTCGGCGAGCACCAGGACAGCGTCGTGGCCGCGCAGACCCTCCGCACGCTCGGCGCCCGCGCCGGAGCCACGCCGGGCGAGAACGGATTCGCATTCGGGCTGCTGTACGCACTCGAACAACAGGCCGCCCAGCGGGCGCGGGCGGACGCCGCGCGTCTCGCTCACTGA
- a CDS encoding Rv1535 domain-containing protein, whose translation MANSVVDVGGDPVVSVVARVFTPPLRELYALLARVGVVEIID comes from the coding sequence GTGGCGAATTCTGTGGTCGATGTGGGTGGAGATCCGGTGGTGTCCGTGGTGGCGCGGGTGTTCACGCCGCCGTTGCGGGAGCTGTACGCGCTGCTGGCGCGGGTGGGTGTGGTCGAGATCATCGACTGA
- a CDS encoding iron ABC transporter substrate-binding protein — protein sequence MRMRIGLMSGLALATAAVMTVSGCSNSGSDGGTDSGGANQITVYNAQHESLTQEWADAFTAETGIEVELRNGSDTELGNQLVAEGDQSPADVFLTENSPAMTLVENAGLFADVNQDVLDQVPSQYRPSSGKWTGIAARSTVFAYNKDKLPQDQLPKSLLDLQDPAWKDRWAASPSGADFQAIVSALLELKGEDATGEWLAGMKDNVRTYKGNGAVMKAVNAGEIPGGVIYHYYWFGDQAKTGENSNNVALHYFKNEDPGAFVSVSGGGVLKSSTKQDAAQQFLKFVTGQKGQEVLQTGTSFEYTVGSGVPANPKLVPLAELQAPQVDPAKLNSPQVTELMTEAGLL from the coding sequence ATGAGGATGCGGATCGGACTGATGTCGGGGCTGGCACTGGCCACCGCCGCGGTGATGACGGTGTCGGGATGCTCGAACTCCGGTTCGGATGGTGGGACGGACTCCGGCGGAGCCAACCAGATCACCGTCTACAACGCCCAGCACGAGTCGCTCACCCAGGAATGGGCCGACGCCTTCACCGCGGAGACCGGCATCGAGGTGGAACTGCGCAACGGCAGCGACACCGAGCTCGGCAACCAGCTCGTGGCCGAGGGGGACCAGTCGCCGGCCGATGTGTTCCTCACCGAGAACTCCCCCGCGATGACGCTGGTCGAGAACGCCGGGCTGTTCGCCGACGTGAACCAGGACGTCCTCGATCAGGTTCCGAGCCAGTACCGGCCGTCGAGCGGCAAGTGGACCGGCATCGCGGCCCGGTCCACCGTCTTCGCATACAACAAGGACAAGTTGCCCCAGGACCAGCTGCCGAAGTCGCTGCTCGACCTGCAGGACCCCGCCTGGAAGGACCGCTGGGCCGCCTCCCCGTCGGGCGCCGACTTCCAGGCCATCGTCAGCGCACTGCTCGAGCTGAAGGGTGAGGACGCCACAGGTGAGTGGCTGGCCGGGATGAAGGACAACGTCCGCACCTACAAGGGCAACGGCGCGGTGATGAAGGCCGTCAACGCCGGGGAGATCCCGGGCGGCGTCATCTATCACTACTACTGGTTCGGCGATCAGGCCAAGACCGGTGAGAACAGCAACAACGTCGCGCTGCACTACTTCAAGAACGAGGACCCCGGTGCGTTCGTCAGCGTATCCGGTGGCGGCGTCCTGAAGTCCAGCACGAAACAGGACGCGGCGCAGCAGTTCCTGAAGTTCGTCACCGGCCAGAAGGGGCAGGAGGTCCTGCAGACCGGGACGTCGTTCGAATACACCGTCGGCAGTGGCGTGCCGGCGAACCCGAAGCTCGTTCCCCTGGCCGAACTCCAGGCCCCGCAGGTCGACCCCGCGAAGCTCAACAGCCCGCAGGTCACCGAACTGATGACGGAAGCCGGTTTGCTCTGA
- a CDS encoding DUF6328 family protein has protein sequence MDSTDDRDDAAWNRQVRHETETQRLDRNWSNLLQELRVVQTGVQLLTGFLLTLPFQQRFQDLSDTQEVIYLVTVTCSVTATMMLVAPVGLHRLLFRQHALPTLVATGQRLAIGGITVLGFALVGVVLLIFSFVVNMLAGVIAAAVALLMFFGFWILPALVGRRSTGNAPTPHETT, from the coding sequence ATGGACAGCACAGACGACCGGGACGACGCCGCTTGGAATCGCCAGGTTCGGCACGAAACCGAAACCCAGCGACTCGACCGCAACTGGAGCAATCTGCTGCAGGAGCTACGGGTGGTGCAGACCGGCGTCCAGCTGCTGACCGGCTTCCTGCTGACCCTGCCGTTCCAGCAACGTTTCCAGGATTTGTCCGACACACAGGAGGTGATTTACCTCGTCACCGTCACCTGCTCGGTCACCGCCACGATGATGCTGGTCGCCCCAGTCGGATTACACCGACTGCTGTTCCGCCAGCATGCTCTTCCCACCCTCGTCGCGACCGGACAGCGACTGGCGATCGGCGGCATCACCGTGTTGGGCTTCGCCCTCGTCGGTGTCGTCCTGCTGATCTTCAGCTTCGTTGTCAACATGCTCGCCGGGGTGATCGCGGCCGCAGTGGCCCTGCTGATGTTCTTCGGTTTCTGGATCCTTCCGGCACTGGTCGGCCGCCGCTCCACCGGCAACGCCCCGACACCACACGAGACGACGTGA
- a CDS encoding ABC transporter permease: protein MPLPLAVAAVIVVAASFIPLGYVIAASVDTGWDTASALLFRPRVRELLTNTVMLVVVTVPICVVVGVTAAWLVERTRVFGAKVWAVLLAAPLAVPAFVNSYSWVTAIPSLGGLHGGVLIATLSYFPLVYIPAAATLRRLDPAVEESARALGVGPWAVFFRVVVPQLRLAIAGGALLVSLHLLAEYGAFVFIRFDTFTTAIFEQYQSTFNGAAATMLAGVLVLLCLTLLVTESVVRGSARYARIGSGAARRAVPAELGRRYSPIVLLFLGVLIAASVGVPVISVLRWLVIGGSTVWELDTVAAALVQTLGFGIAGAVVTCVLAFPIAWISIRHRGRFSRFLEGGTYVSSSLPGIVVALALVTVSIRYLHPLYQTVTVVIAAYALLFLPRALINLRAGLAQAPVGLEEAAQSLGVSPLSAFFRVTLPLAAPATAAGGALVFLGIVNELTATLLLAPTGTRTLSMQFWSRSSEIDYAGAAPYAFIMIVLSLPMTYVLFSQSKKVAGL, encoded by the coding sequence ATGCCACTGCCCTTGGCCGTTGCCGCGGTGATCGTGGTCGCCGCATCGTTCATCCCGCTCGGGTACGTGATCGCCGCGAGCGTCGACACGGGCTGGGACACCGCGTCGGCACTGCTGTTCCGGCCCCGGGTCCGCGAATTGCTCACCAACACCGTGATGCTGGTCGTGGTCACGGTGCCGATCTGCGTCGTCGTCGGTGTCACGGCCGCCTGGCTCGTCGAGCGCACCCGGGTGTTCGGGGCGAAGGTGTGGGCGGTGCTCCTCGCGGCGCCCCTGGCCGTGCCGGCGTTCGTGAACAGCTATTCGTGGGTGACGGCGATTCCCTCCCTCGGCGGGCTGCACGGCGGTGTCCTCATCGCGACCCTGTCGTATTTCCCGCTCGTCTACATACCCGCGGCGGCGACGCTGCGCCGGCTGGACCCGGCCGTCGAGGAATCGGCGCGGGCCCTCGGCGTGGGCCCGTGGGCGGTGTTCTTCCGCGTCGTGGTGCCGCAGCTGCGGCTCGCCATCGCCGGTGGAGCGCTGTTGGTTTCGCTGCACCTTCTCGCCGAATACGGCGCCTTCGTGTTCATCCGGTTCGACACGTTCACGACGGCGATCTTCGAGCAGTACCAGTCCACCTTCAACGGAGCCGCGGCGACCATGCTCGCCGGGGTCCTGGTGCTGCTCTGCCTGACCCTGCTGGTGACCGAATCGGTCGTCCGCGGCAGCGCCCGGTACGCCCGGATCGGATCGGGTGCCGCCCGCCGCGCCGTCCCCGCCGAACTCGGCCGGCGGTATTCGCCGATCGTGCTGCTGTTCCTCGGGGTGCTGATCGCCGCGTCCGTCGGTGTCCCGGTGATCAGTGTCCTGCGCTGGCTCGTCATCGGCGGGAGCACGGTCTGGGAACTGGATACCGTTGCCGCCGCGCTGGTCCAGACCCTCGGATTCGGCATCGCCGGCGCCGTCGTGACGTGTGTACTCGCGTTCCCGATCGCCTGGATCTCGATCCGCCACCGCGGACGATTCAGCCGGTTCCTCGAGGGCGGCACATACGTCTCGAGTTCGCTGCCCGGCATCGTCGTGGCGCTGGCGTTGGTCACCGTCTCCATCCGCTACCTGCATCCGCTCTACCAGACGGTCACCGTCGTGATCGCGGCCTACGCGCTGCTCTTCCTGCCGCGCGCGCTGATCAATCTGCGGGCCGGGCTCGCGCAGGCGCCCGTCGGGCTGGAGGAGGCGGCGCAGTCGCTGGGGGTCTCTCCGCTGTCGGCCTTCTTCCGGGTGACGCTGCCACTGGCCGCCCCGGCGACGGCGGCGGGCGGGGCACTGGTGTTCCTGGGGATCGTGAACGAACTGACCGCCACCCTCCTGCTGGCCCCGACCGGCACCCGCACCCTGTCCATGCAGTTCTGGTCGCGCAGCAGCGAGATCGACTACGCCGGTGCCGCACCGTACGCGTTCATCATGATCGTGCTGTCGCTGCCGATGACGTACGTGCTCTTCTCCCAGTCGAAAAAGGTAGCGGGACTATGA